One genomic window of bacterium includes the following:
- a CDS encoding DUF4870 domain-containing protein, producing the protein MEGNTPQTAETVEPKTTNVEPTPASDAEVSVTQPVATEPKQAENPNPAPTKPIVTDHIVKGILIWFLPIIGGLMYVGDDDKMVVTHARQSIAFSIIIVLFVGVVNLIPFIGAIVSFLVPIVYLVVAVLMVMKFNKNQTERLPFVDEVVKMIWNK; encoded by the coding sequence ATGGAAGGCAACACACCTCAAACAGCAGAAACAGTTGAACCAAAAACTACAAATGTCGAACCAACTCCTGCAAGCGATGCAGAAGTTTCGGTTACACAACCTGTAGCAACAGAACCAAAACAAGCTGAAAATCCAAACCCAGCTCCAACTAAACCTATAGTTACGGATCATATTGTAAAGGGAATACTGATTTGGTTTTTACCAATAATTGGAGGTTTGATGTATGTCGGAGATGACGACAAGATGGTAGTCACTCATGCAAGACAATCTATCGCATTTAGTATAATTATCGTACTTTTTGTAGGAGTTGTAAACTTAATTCCTTTTATCGGTGCAATTGTGAGCTTTCTAGTGCCAATTGTATACCTTGTAGTTGCAGTATTGATGGTAATGAAATTCAATAAAAATCAAACGGAAAGACTTCCTTTTGTAGATGAAGTCGTCAAAATGATTTGGAATAAATAA
- a CDS encoding 30S ribosomal protein S21 gives MTVTASPREPIDSALRRLQRAASTEEILETLQKRTKFRKKQQELAQVNKVLSKMKRRRRAAKRASSVKGTPRR, from the coding sequence ATGACAGTTACAGCATCACCACGAGAACCAATAGATTCGGCTTTGCGAAGACTTCAAAGAGCAGCATCTACTGAAGAAATTCTTGAAACTCTTCAAAAGAGAACCAAGTTTCGAAAAAAACAACAAGAGTTGGCACAGGTAAACAAAGTCTTATCAAAGATGAAGAGAAGGCGAAGGGCTGCAAAACGAGCAAGTAGTGTCAAGGGTACCCCAAGAAGATAA
- a CDS encoding CapA family protein, whose product MKKAAQLLFVSFLVIVISIFFAQQRTKILFSSFEKEPEKLKIYYTFFPDLQDNLDLTLSSQIDELTSSAWELQKVSSQSNTPDIDIQVSLSLEEKLNYKVMIPVTHFYQTFDSVDLTNDYLYSCFENCSDVRLVLNYLDKDLSLLKEFADQDEFLTYLEEEKSISFIEPRYLDYKYKLLLLNNHYYLDDISKGFLSIGINAIDKSNEANAFILEAKNKLNALFDGYASTSETGITLSQIKTLQMTGVTAMSRQYLMKMRSMGIDFMLGSIKEVLQNASLTHVSNEVSMTSNCTISDTRFCSDLSSLSLLQKAGVDIVELTGNHNNDWGFEANESTINLYNENGLSYFGGGLNAEDAAKTLYKEIGDTKLAFLGYNYYDTLKNTYAIATSNPGANSFDLAKIQSDITKSKSEGAFVIVSVQYTECYAYPDTNIIFKQCYLPVQGQKEDFRKIVDIGADLVIGTQAHQPQTFELYQGKPIFYGLGNLFFDQYMWVGTSHGMILKFYFLKNELLQVKIISTNYDKSMVTYETSGSERKALLDLLFEARNGL is encoded by the coding sequence ATGAAAAAAGCTGCCCAATTACTTTTTGTATCTTTCCTTGTAATTGTAATTTCAATTTTCTTCGCACAACAAAGAACGAAGATTTTGTTTTCATCGTTTGAAAAAGAACCTGAGAAACTAAAGATATACTACACATTTTTTCCAGATCTCCAAGATAACCTAGATTTGACGCTTAGTTCTCAAATTGATGAATTGACCTCAAGTGCATGGGAACTACAAAAAGTTTCTTCACAAAGCAATACTCCAGATATAGATATACAAGTCTCGCTATCTTTAGAAGAGAAGTTGAACTACAAGGTTATGATACCTGTAACTCATTTTTATCAAACCTTTGATAGTGTTGATCTAACAAATGATTATCTTTATAGTTGTTTCGAAAATTGCAGTGATGTGCGTCTTGTATTGAATTACTTAGACAAAGACTTGAGTTTGCTCAAGGAATTTGCTGATCAAGATGAATTCTTGACATATTTAGAGGAAGAAAAATCAATCTCTTTCATTGAGCCTAGATACTTGGATTACAAATACAAGCTATTGTTGCTAAACAATCATTACTACCTTGACGACATATCAAAAGGATTTCTGAGTATAGGTATAAATGCAATTGACAAAAGTAATGAAGCAAATGCATTCATCCTTGAAGCAAAGAACAAATTAAATGCACTTTTTGATGGGTACGCTTCAACAAGTGAGACTGGTATAACCTTATCACAGATAAAGACTCTCCAGATGACTGGTGTTACTGCTATGTCAAGGCAATACTTGATGAAAATGAGATCAATGGGGATTGATTTTATGCTAGGAAGCATAAAAGAAGTTTTGCAAAATGCAAGTTTGACTCATGTATCAAATGAAGTTAGCATGACAAGCAATTGCACTATCAGTGATACTAGGTTTTGTTCTGACCTCAGTTCACTAAGTTTATTGCAAAAAGCTGGAGTAGATATAGTCGAACTTACTGGAAATCACAATAATGACTGGGGTTTTGAAGCGAATGAAAGTACCATAAATCTATATAATGAGAATGGTCTATCATACTTTGGAGGAGGACTAAATGCAGAAGATGCAGCAAAGACTTTGTACAAAGAAATAGGGGATACAAAATTAGCCTTTTTGGGGTACAACTACTATGATACTTTGAAAAATACTTATGCTATAGCTACTTCGAATCCTGGAGCAAATAGTTTCGACCTGGCAAAGATTCAAAGTGATATAACTAAGTCAAAATCAGAAGGTGCTTTTGTGATAGTGTCTGTTCAGTATACTGAATGCTACGCATATCCTGACACGAACATAATTTTCAAGCAATGTTACTTGCCTGTTCAGGGTCAAAAGGAAGATTTTCGAAAAATTGTCGACATAGGGGCAGATCTTGTCATTGGTACACAAGCACATCAACCACAAACATTTGAACTATACCAAGGAAAGCCTATATTTTATGGGCTAGGAAATCTTTTCTTTGATCAGTATATGTGGGTAGGTACAAGTCATGGAATGATTTTGAAGTTTTACTTCTTGAAAAACGAACTCCTGCAGGTGAAGATCATAAGTACAAATTATGACAAATCTATGGTAACATATGAAACTTCAGGTTCAGAAAGAAAGGCGCTTTTGGATCTTCTGTTTGAAGCAAGGAACGGTTTGTAA
- the dnaX gene encoding DNA polymerase III subunit gamma/tau: MSTIYNKHRPKIFDDLLGQDHITQVLKAQIKQKDFSHAYIFEGPRGCGKTSAARIFAKAVNCLTPKNGEPCLKCDICKSYEEGSFVDIVEFDAASRRKIEDVEGFKDMVNYKPAISEYKVYIIDEVHMLTDTSFNALLKTIEEPPEYVIFILCTTDVQKVPVTIQSRCQQFHFRLAGDTELEKKLKKVLQNEKLDIEEKALQLVIRAANGSFRDAESILQKLITTSDISDDKKITYDEVIFKLGLPNEDSMLSILIKLQEADFDSVISSKEEVLKTISVENMVVSLINFLKFNSIFDIETRFKVLELFLELRSKMKSSQNSSDWFDVYLWKVFKITNSTKDKPNLNSFSGTDITQKEMSNDVSSGELGNNALEEIQDIKNTTNKDNAASNVDVSHNNVTIIMDEVKTKLVSGLKETDSRLSEYLTGAVIKEYAQGTLTIAVKSKYIKSVLEIKRNFDKIQDIVSEYITDFGKLNVIVDKSIENTDEVIDIKEIFGEVIA; the protein is encoded by the coding sequence ATGTCCACTATTTACAATAAACATAGACCAAAAATATTTGACGACTTACTTGGTCAAGATCATATCACTCAAGTTCTCAAAGCTCAAATCAAGCAAAAAGATTTTTCACATGCATATATTTTTGAAGGTCCAAGAGGTTGTGGAAAAACTAGTGCTGCTCGGATTTTTGCCAAAGCAGTCAATTGCCTAACCCCAAAAAATGGAGAACCTTGTTTGAAGTGTGATATTTGCAAAAGTTACGAGGAAGGGAGTTTCGTAGATATAGTGGAATTTGATGCTGCCTCAAGAAGGAAAATAGAAGATGTCGAAGGATTCAAAGACATGGTGAACTACAAGCCTGCTATTTCTGAATACAAAGTATATATAATTGATGAAGTACATATGCTTACAGACACTTCATTCAATGCATTGCTCAAAACCATTGAAGAACCTCCTGAATACGTAATCTTCATCCTATGTACTACTGATGTGCAAAAAGTACCTGTAACGATCCAGTCAAGATGTCAACAATTTCATTTTCGCCTAGCAGGTGATACTGAACTTGAAAAGAAACTGAAGAAAGTTTTGCAAAATGAAAAGTTGGATATCGAAGAAAAGGCACTTCAGCTTGTCATAAGAGCAGCAAATGGAAGTTTTCGTGATGCAGAATCTATACTTCAAAAGCTGATTACTACTTCAGATATTTCGGATGATAAAAAAATCACATATGATGAAGTTATTTTCAAACTAGGATTGCCGAATGAAGATAGCATGCTTAGCATACTTATAAAATTACAAGAAGCTGATTTTGATTCTGTCATCTCATCAAAAGAAGAGGTTTTGAAGACTATCTCTGTAGAAAATATGGTAGTTAGTTTGATAAATTTCCTAAAGTTCAATTCCATTTTTGATATTGAGACAAGATTCAAGGTGCTGGAGTTATTTTTAGAATTGAGGTCCAAAATGAAATCATCGCAAAATTCATCTGATTGGTTTGATGTGTATTTATGGAAAGTTTTCAAAATTACTAATAGTACCAAAGATAAGCCAAACTTGAATAGCTTTTCGGGGACTGACATTACGCAAAAAGAAATGTCAAATGATGTTTCAAGTGGTGAACTAGGAAATAATGCTTTAGAAGAGATCCAAGATATCAAAAATACTACAAACAAAGATAATGCTGCTAGTAATGTAGATGTTTCTCACAATAATGTAACTATAATTATGGATGAGGTAAAAACTAAACTTGTATCTGGGTTGAAAGAAACTGATAGTAGATTGTCAGAATATCTTACCGGTGCTGTGATAAAGGAGTATGCACAAGGAACCTTGACAATTGCTGTGAAATCAAAGTACATCAAAAGTGTGCTTGAAATAAAACGAAATTTTGATAAGATACAGGACATTGTTTCTGAGTATATCACTGATTTTGGTAAACTAAATGTGATAGTTGACAAAAGCATTGAAAATACTGACGAGGTGATAGATATAAAGGAAATATTTGGTGAAGTAATCGCGTAA
- a CDS encoding YbaB/EbfC family nucleoid-associated protein yields the protein MALNLGGIGGMKDAFKAVQEAKKMEAQMKTQRFSGSSKSGKVNVVINGLQQVIELHIEDELCNPQMKDLMVKQILEAMEDARKSFEKDMAKNMDLGQLKEMLGNMGS from the coding sequence ATGGCTCTAAATTTAGGTGGTATTGGAGGTATGAAAGATGCCTTCAAAGCTGTACAAGAAGCAAAAAAAATGGAAGCACAGATGAAAACTCAAAGATTCTCTGGGTCTTCAAAGTCAGGGAAAGTCAATGTTGTCATAAATGGTTTGCAACAAGTTATTGAACTGCATATAGAAGATGAGCTTTGCAATCCTCAGATGAAAGATTTGATGGTCAAACAAATTCTCGAAGCTATGGAAGATGCAAGAAAATCTTTTGAAAAAGATATGGCAAAAAATATGGACTTGGGACAACTTAAAGAAATGCTTGGAAATATGGGTAGCTAA
- the recR gene encoding recombination protein RecR: MTLPANLENLSESLASLPGIGRRMASRIAIHLFRDKVVSQNLIHEVLELDKLKFCNKCGIVSDFETCEVCSGERLAKIMVVEEYFDVVSIEEVGEYEGYYFILGGLLSPLKAIMPENLRIGALISRVAELLENSTELEVIFALNPSFEGETTINYLKQELLEKTSKDRRSMLQFTRLGIGLPKGSDLDYADTETLKYALKLRGEV; encoded by the coding sequence ATGACTTTACCAGCAAATTTAGAAAATTTATCAGAGAGTTTGGCATCTTTGCCAGGTATTGGTCGAAGAATGGCTAGTAGAATCGCTATACATTTGTTTAGGGATAAAGTTGTATCTCAAAACTTGATACATGAAGTATTGGAGCTCGATAAATTGAAGTTTTGTAATAAGTGCGGGATAGTGTCAGATTTTGAAACTTGTGAAGTGTGTAGTGGTGAAAGGTTGGCCAAGATAATGGTTGTAGAAGAGTATTTTGATGTTGTCAGCATAGAGGAAGTGGGCGAATATGAAGGTTATTACTTTATCCTGGGGGGTTTACTATCTCCACTGAAAGCAATTATGCCAGAAAATCTTCGGATAGGTGCTTTGATTTCAAGAGTAGCTGAATTGTTGGAAAATTCTACTGAACTTGAAGTTATTTTTGCTTTAAATCCTTCTTTTGAGGGTGAAACTACTATAAATTATCTTAAACAAGAATTGCTTGAAAAAACTAGTAAAGATCGTCGAAGTATGCTACAATTCACAAGGCTTGGAATAGGTTTACCAAAAGGTTCGGATTTAGACTATGCTGATACTGAGACTCTCAAATATGCTTTGAAATTGAGAGGGGAGGTATGA
- a CDS encoding MBL fold metallo-hydrolase, translating into MKITFAGAAHMVLGSCYYVETESQKFLVDCGMFQGPQIDYHNYEDFPFNPAELDFVILTHTHIDHSGLLPKLSRQGFMGKLYCTPNSARLAELLLLDSAKIQESNLKNYNKEAALSINSNSDEADKHSTKAEFIYSTADAMSTLQQIEAHEYNEDVNISDTLTFKFVDAGHILGAASIQMTYVENGETKRILFSGDIGHKGQGLISFFAPAHGFKPNTILMEGTYGGKYHENRTDTVNKLIDIIQETTKRGGNVIIPAFAAQRTQELLFELKKAKMFNKLPYGLEVYVDAPLATKITDVYQKSWHYMNAETKMFFENGDNAFNFPMLYFTRNFRDSQFLNKKRGIVIISGSGMCNGGRVLHHLAFNIHNQKNSVVLVGYQAEETLGRELADGAKEIVIDKRKYPVNAEIHRLFGFSGHADNGGLMEFFKQYHFENLKNVFIVHADVPQGEALVTEIQNLDPNLNVRYPTLKETVEV; encoded by the coding sequence ATGAAAATTACTTTTGCGGGAGCTGCACATATGGTGCTAGGATCCTGCTACTATGTTGAGACTGAGTCTCAAAAATTTTTGGTGGATTGCGGAATGTTTCAAGGTCCACAAATAGATTATCACAATTATGAAGATTTCCCTTTCAATCCAGCGGAACTTGACTTTGTGATACTTACTCATACACATATAGATCACTCAGGACTTTTGCCGAAACTTTCGAGGCAAGGGTTTATGGGAAAATTGTATTGCACACCAAATTCTGCAAGATTGGCAGAATTGTTGTTGCTTGATTCTGCAAAGATTCAAGAGTCAAATTTGAAAAACTACAACAAAGAAGCAGCGTTGAGTATAAATTCAAATTCCGATGAAGCTGACAAACATTCTACAAAAGCTGAGTTTATTTACTCTACTGCAGATGCAATGTCTACATTGCAACAGATTGAAGCACACGAATATAACGAAGATGTCAATATATCTGATACTCTAACTTTCAAATTTGTAGATGCTGGTCACATACTTGGTGCTGCATCTATCCAAATGACATATGTAGAAAATGGCGAAACAAAAAGGATACTTTTCTCGGGTGATATTGGGCACAAAGGACAAGGTTTGATATCTTTCTTTGCTCCTGCACATGGGTTTAAGCCAAATACTATTTTGATGGAGGGAACATATGGAGGAAAGTATCACGAGAATAGAACTGATACCGTGAACAAACTAATTGACATTATCCAAGAAACTACAAAACGAGGTGGAAATGTGATCATTCCAGCATTTGCAGCACAAAGAACTCAAGAATTGCTGTTTGAACTAAAGAAGGCAAAGATGTTCAACAAGCTGCCTTACGGTCTTGAAGTTTATGTAGATGCACCACTAGCAACGAAGATAACTGATGTTTATCAGAAATCTTGGCATTATATGAATGCAGAGACAAAGATGTTTTTTGAGAATGGTGATAATGCTTTCAATTTTCCAATGTTGTACTTCACTAGAAATTTCAGGGATTCTCAATTTTTAAACAAGAAAAGAGGGATCGTCATCATCTCCGGATCAGGTATGTGTAACGGAGGGAGAGTCCTTCATCACTTGGCATTCAACATTCACAACCAAAAAAATTCTGTAGTCTTGGTAGGTTATCAAGCTGAAGAAACTTTGGGTAGGGAGCTTGCTGATGGCGCAAAGGAGATAGTTATAGACAAAAGAAAGTATCCGGTTAATGCTGAAATACATAGACTTTTTGGCTTTTCCGGTCATGCTGATAATGGTGGATTGATGGAGTTTTTTAAGCAATATCATTTTGAGAATTTGAAAAATGTATTTATAGTACATGCTGATGTTCCTCAAGGTGAAGCTCTAGTCACAGAAATCCAAAACTTAGATCCAAATTTGAATGTAAGATATCCTACGCTCAAAGAAACAGTAGAAGTTTAG
- a CDS encoding prepilin-type N-terminal cleavage/methylation domain-containing protein: MSILTLKNKKAFSVLEVLISVALFGMLITGLLMSLTVLLKVSFKNNLRVQVNNELDLVLSNMQKDFSAADYVFPCGDNINVIDVFGTNCVRFIKNNRQYMWLWDGTTNKFVKRTWNGIPTSINPLSYEEKYATSDNVRIVPANQAFKLYVYRTIKPDGSVVERNVSLIVAFRAESELREPDTYDPLISNIFRQSILGTKNMDYL; this comes from the coding sequence ATGTCAATTTTGACCTTGAAGAACAAAAAAGCATTTAGTGTTTTGGAAGTATTGATCAGCGTGGCACTTTTCGGTATGTTGATAACTGGTTTACTTATGAGTCTTACAGTTTTGCTAAAGGTTAGTTTCAAGAATAATTTAAGAGTTCAGGTAAACAACGAATTAGACTTAGTTCTTTCAAATATGCAAAAAGATTTCTCGGCAGCTGATTATGTTTTTCCTTGTGGTGATAATATAAATGTTATAGATGTTTTTGGTACAAATTGTGTTAGATTCATCAAAAACAATAGGCAATATATGTGGCTTTGGGATGGAACGACAAATAAGTTTGTCAAACGGACCTGGAATGGTATTCCTACGAGCATAAATCCTCTGAGTTATGAAGAGAAGTATGCAACTAGTGATAATGTTAGAATTGTGCCTGCCAACCAGGCATTTAAATTATATGTTTATAGGACAATAAAGCCTGATGGTAGCGTTGTAGAGAGAAATGTATCTTTGATTGTCGCTTTTCGTGCAGAATCAGAATTGAGAGAACCTGATACATATGATCCGCTGATTTCCAATATTTTCAGACAATCAATTTTAGGGACTAAGAATATGGATTATTTATAA
- a CDS encoding type II secretion system protein, which translates to MRISLYEKNAQTLITVLIYIAIFGVIATATAILILNLSKVAEMQENKSRSTSYGQEKVKQLISAQEDIFFTTGVSNAEITAIGQSIFGGEVQNCEYISDPLAMSFSCDMKDVTSNKTLTCKKFSTKFLKRLKIDKDESIPIDLDPAAVGSTLIGFEGISAFKLDLITYDSLNDEYKNYSMGFTSNLRSGFPVAPGTTAPNYDNVGLANIVSSNMIFWPANLAAERYFRPFVTSSSFSDQYMLDLTPDYVTKLDIHRLFDVWANPGVPMQVFITPMSSDGFISIEEVSDPTGLISKVECEVLDFAGSTTEMGNTVATKVEAEFLTNGTRLGIMNYGFGLYNPDPAIRVTLDK; encoded by the coding sequence ATGAGAATTTCATTGTACGAAAAAAATGCCCAAACACTTATAACGGTATTGATCTATATAGCGATATTTGGAGTAATAGCTACTGCTACTGCAATTTTGATTTTGAATTTGTCGAAAGTAGCTGAGATGCAGGAGAACAAATCAAGGTCAACTTCGTATGGTCAAGAAAAGGTAAAGCAGCTAATATCTGCTCAAGAGGATATTTTTTTTACAACTGGAGTCAGCAATGCTGAGATCACTGCGATAGGACAATCTATATTTGGTGGAGAGGTGCAGAATTGTGAGTATATAAGTGATCCTTTGGCTATGTCTTTCAGTTGTGATATGAAAGATGTTACTTCAAACAAAACTTTGACTTGCAAGAAATTTTCAACTAAGTTTCTCAAAAGGCTGAAAATAGATAAAGATGAATCAATTCCTATAGATTTGGATCCAGCAGCTGTTGGTAGTACTTTGATCGGTTTTGAGGGGATTTCTGCCTTTAAATTGGATTTGATAACTTATGATTCACTTAATGATGAATACAAAAATTACTCAATGGGCTTCACATCCAACTTGCGTAGTGGTTTTCCTGTAGCTCCGGGAACGACTGCTCCAAATTATGATAATGTAGGTCTTGCCAATATTGTTTCTTCGAATATGATATTTTGGCCAGCTAACTTAGCCGCTGAAAGATATTTTAGACCTTTTGTAACTTCTTCCAGTTTCTCAGATCAATACATGTTAGATTTAACTCCTGATTATGTAACAAAATTAGATATTCACAGGCTTTTTGATGTGTGGGCAAATCCGGGAGTGCCAATGCAGGTGTTTATTACCCCCATGTCTAGCGATGGCTTTATCAGTATAGAAGAAGTTTCCGATCCGACGGGACTTATCTCGAAAGTAGAATGTGAAGTTTTGGACTTTGCAGGATCGACAACTGAAATGGGAAATACTGTAGCTACAAAGGTAGAAGCTGAATTTCTGACAAATGGAACAAGGCTAGGTATTATGAATTATGGATTTGGGCTATACAATCCTGATCCAGCAATCAGGGTTACACTAGACAAGTAA
- a CDS encoding DUF2085 domain-containing protein, with protein sequence MKLYFKCKWKVVILSALTLFTLGPILAPIFRYLNFDYLADLLYNFYQFFCHERPWRSYHLFDYQLAVCSRDIGMYAGMTISAWFVYLKKFPRMTDKLTFGLFAICLLPMAFDGGSQLLAEIFTNDIIPFYESVNFVRSFTGILAGVGLGLALMSNIFDMQDKAYGGRTTLVMFVKKFGSLTFFATILIVSLNIISFSTSVKYKPSNLLVDIEQRFPGTNYEITTNCGHCGEEYVRKFIKEPLDLYCFRFEVSDNFHDRANWDKFGYDNCKK encoded by the coding sequence ATGAAGCTGTACTTTAAATGCAAATGGAAGGTTGTAATTTTGTCTGCTTTGACTTTATTCACATTGGGTCCAATATTGGCACCTATTTTTCGTTATCTCAATTTTGACTATCTGGCTGATTTGCTATATAACTTTTATCAGTTCTTTTGCCACGAAAGACCTTGGAGAAGTTATCATTTGTTTGATTACCAACTTGCTGTATGTAGCAGAGATATAGGTATGTATGCAGGTATGACAATATCAGCTTGGTTTGTCTATTTGAAAAAGTTTCCAAGAATGACGGATAAACTGACTTTTGGGCTTTTTGCAATTTGTTTGCTACCTATGGCATTTGATGGTGGATCACAACTTTTGGCTGAAATTTTTACAAATGACATTATCCCGTTTTATGAATCTGTAAATTTTGTTCGATCCTTTACGGGTATATTAGCAGGAGTAGGTCTCGGACTTGCTTTGATGTCAAACATTTTTGATATGCAAGACAAAGCTTATGGAGGTCGTACTACATTGGTTATGTTTGTCAAGAAATTTGGTTCGTTGACTTTCTTTGCTACTATTTTGATTGTTTCTCTAAACATCATTTCATTTAGTACATCAGTAAAGTATAAGCCAAGTAATTTGCTTGTTGATATTGAGCAAAGGTTTCCGGGTACAAATTACGAAATAACGACAAATTGCGGACATTGTGGAGAAGAGTATGTGAGGAAGTTTATCAAAGAGCCATTGGATTTGTACTGCTTTCGATTTGAAGTATCAGACAACTTTCATGATAGGGCAAATTGGGATAAGTTTGGATACGATAATTGTAAAAAATAA
- a CDS encoding excinuclease ABC subunit UvrC — protein sequence MFKANPNLELKINSLPQLPGCYLYKNQDGKVIYVGKANRLKNRVKSYFTNYDRLDGKTKLLIRSIDTLDFVVVDNEAEALILETNLIKKHKPKFNRMKMDDKNYSWIEITNEDFPRIKIVRQPKSADIHTKKKNSSTYLGPYNDTFPIKEVIKKLRKLWNFRTCNRTMYLEKRENGESLVCSNPKPCLYFNLGLCKAPCAGQISSKEYKNSINNIKLFLGGKKREILIDLENEMKVAAKELDFEKAITIRDKVNNIKYVLNKVTIGSKVDDKLIDILKQQERATALNELLSAIDMKEIYQSNFRIECFDISNIQGKFAVGAMTVMENGQLNPNSYRKFKIRSKDTPDDPGMMKEMLIRRLKYIQETSNTSSEIETKDKPRTFGITPNLIIIDGGKTQLSRVEEAFQSTEICIPYFGLAKKFEEIILPIFVDESPKGRKIVGYKTISLRRKSEALRLIQRLRDESHRFGITYHRKLRSSAMLIRKS from the coding sequence GTGTTCAAAGCAAATCCCAACTTGGAATTGAAAATCAACTCACTTCCACAATTACCAGGTTGTTACTTATACAAAAATCAAGATGGAAAAGTGATTTATGTTGGCAAAGCCAATCGACTGAAGAACAGGGTGAAATCGTATTTCACTAACTATGATAGGTTAGACGGCAAAACCAAGTTACTCATTAGAAGTATTGATACTTTGGATTTCGTAGTTGTGGATAACGAGGCAGAAGCCTTGATACTTGAAACCAACTTGATCAAAAAACATAAACCAAAGTTCAATCGGATGAAAATGGACGACAAAAACTATTCATGGATTGAAATTACCAATGAAGATTTCCCCAGAATCAAGATTGTCCGACAACCCAAAAGTGCTGATATACATACCAAGAAAAAGAATAGTTCTACTTACCTGGGTCCTTACAACGATACTTTTCCTATCAAAGAGGTCATAAAAAAACTTAGAAAGTTGTGGAACTTTCGCACTTGCAATAGAACAATGTACCTAGAGAAAAGGGAAAATGGAGAAAGTTTGGTATGCTCAAACCCAAAGCCATGTCTGTACTTCAACTTGGGACTTTGCAAAGCTCCTTGTGCTGGGCAAATTAGTTCTAAAGAATACAAAAACTCAATAAACAATATCAAGCTCTTTCTTGGTGGCAAAAAACGAGAAATTTTGATTGATCTTGAAAACGAGATGAAAGTCGCAGCCAAAGAATTAGACTTTGAAAAGGCTATCACAATTAGGGATAAGGTAAACAACATTAAGTATGTATTGAACAAAGTAACCATAGGTTCTAAAGTTGATGATAAGTTGATAGATATACTCAAGCAACAAGAAAGAGCAACTGCTCTAAATGAATTACTTTCTGCAATTGACATGAAGGAGATTTATCAATCGAATTTTCGTATAGAGTGTTTTGACATTTCAAATATACAAGGAAAGTTTGCTGTTGGTGCAATGACAGTTATGGAAAATGGTCAGCTAAATCCGAATTCTTACCGCAAGTTCAAAATTAGAAGTAAAGACACTCCAGACGACCCTGGTATGATGAAGGAAATGTTGATACGAAGATTGAAATATATCCAAGAAACGAGCAATACTAGTAGTGAAATAGAAACTAAAGACAAACCTAGAACCTTTGGGATAACCCCCAATCTAATAATTATTGATGGTGGCAAGACGCAGCTTAGCAGAGTTGAAGAAGCCTTTCAATCAACAGAAATTTGCATACCATACTTTGGTCTTGCGAAAAAGTTCGAAGAGATAATTTTGCCCATTTTTGTTGATGAGAGTCCCAAAGGCAGAAAAATAGTAGGATACAAGACTATAAGTTTGAGAAGAAAGTCAGAAGCCTTGAGACTCATCCAGAGATTGCGAGATGAGTCTCATAGGTTTGGTATCACATATCATAGAAAGCTGAGAAGCAGTGCTATGTTGATTCGAAAATCATGA